The Bacteroides ovatus genomic interval TTCCTCTCGATTCTTTATTTATGGCATACCACATGCCTGCCCATTGCCATCCGGATTATTATGCATTTGATATTTTGTCGGATGTGTTGAGCAACGGACGTTCCAGCCGGTTGAACCAGCGTTTGGTACAACAGAAACAATTATTTTCGAGTATAGATGCTTATATTTCCGGCAGTGTAGATGCGGGGTTATTCCATATTAGTGGTAAACCTTCGGCAGGTGTCACCCTGGAACAGGCGGAAGCGGCAGTGCGGGAAGAACTGGAACTGTTGCAGCAAGAATTGGTTGACGAACAGGAACTGGAAAAAGTGAAGAACAAATTTGAGTCCACCCAGATATTCGGCAACATCAATTATTTGAATGTGGCAACCAACCTGGCTTGGTACGAATTGCTTGGCCGGGCGGAGGACATGGAAAAAGAGGTCGATCGTTATCGGTCTGTCACGGCTGAACAATTGCGGGCGGTAGCTCAATCTGCTTTCCGTAAGGAGAACGGAGTAATACTATATTATAAGAAACAACAAAATTAAATTCTCCCTTTTTATAATCTATCAGTGAAAGGGGAAAGTCCCTTTGCCTGAAAATGGAGATACGTTTAGGTAACGGAAAAGTAAATGAGACATATTTATAGTACATATAAAGAGCATTATAAAGCACTAATTTTTCTCGGACTGCCGATTGTGATCGGTCAAATAGGAGTAATCGTTCTTGGATTTGCGGATACGTTAATGATCGGGCATCATAGTACGATTGAGCTGGGAGCAGCTTCCTTCGTCAATAATGTGTTCAATCTGGCGATTATTTTCAGTACGGGTTTTTCGTATGGGCTGACTCCCATTGTGGGAGGTTTGTATGGAACCCGCCAGTATGCCCCTGCGGGACAGGCTTTACGCAACAGTTTGCTGGCAAACCTGATGGTTGCATTGCTGCTGACTGTCTGTATGACTGTTCTTTATCTAAATATAGAACGTCTCGGACAGCCGGAAGAATTGATTCCCCTGATTAAACCGTATTACCTTGTTTTGCTCGCTTCACTAGTGTTTGTCATGCTTTTCAATGGATTCAAGCAGTTTACAGACGGAATTACGGATACAAAAACCGCTATGTGGATATTGCTTGGTGGAAATGTCTTGAATATCATAGGAAACTATATCCTGATTTATGGAAAGCTCGGATTGCCCGAGTTAGGTCTGTTGGGAGCAGGTGTCAGCACGCTGTTCTCGCGTATCGTGATGGTGATTATATTTATCATCATCTTTATGCGTAGTCCGCGTTTTGTCCGCTATAAGATTGGCTTTTTCCGTTTGGGATGGTCACGAGCTGTATTTGGACGCTTGAATGGACTTGGATGGCCGGTTGCTTTTCAAATGGGAATGGAGACAGCCTCTTTTAGTCTAAGTGCGATCATGATCGGTTGGCTGGGTACTATCGCTCTGGCTTCTCATCAGGTTATGCTGGCTATTTCGCAGTTTACATTTATGATGTATTACGGTATGGGTGCTGCTGTGGCTGTTCGTGTCAGTAACTTCAAAGGTCAGAATGACATCATCAATGTACGTCGTTCTGCCTATGCAGGTTTTCATCTGATGATGACATTGGGCGTTGTGCTTTCTTTGATTGTCTTCCTTTGCCGGAATTACTTGGGAGGCTGGTTTACCGACAGTCAGGAAGTGGCTGCTATGGTGACCTCTCTAATCTTCCCTTTCCTCGTTTACCAGTTTGGCGACGGACTGCAGATTACTTTCGCCAACGCTTTGCGTGGAATTTCAGATGTAAAACTAATGATGGTGATTGCCTTTGTCGCCTATTTCATTATTTCTCTTCCTGTAGGTTATTTCTGCGGCTTTGTCATGGGATGGGGAGTAGTAGGTGTCTGGATGGCATTTCCTTTTGGTTTGACGAGCGCAGGATTGATGCTTTGGTGGCGTTTTCATCACATGACGAAACTCCCCGAACCTCACCCCAAAACCTGATGCTAAATACTTGATAATTAAAACTTAATACTTAACCCCAATGGCTTCCTTCCGTTTTACAAAGTTGAAAATAACCGCCGGTTACACTTTGTTGCTGGCGATCCTCCTTTTCTCGCTGGTGTTTGTACATCGTGAGATGGAAGCATTGTCGGCCGCCGACGATCAACAGAATTTAAGAACAGACAGTTTATTGACCCTTCTCCATGAGAAAGATCAAAACACGATTCAGATGTTGCGGGTGCTAAGTGAGGCAAACGACAGCCTTCTCTCTGCTTCGGAAATCGAAGAAATCATATCCGAACAGGATTCTGTGATTACCCAGCAACGGGTACAACATCGGGTCATCACCAAACGTGACTCGTTAATCACTACTCCTAAAAAGAAGGGATTCTTCAAACGACTCGCCGAAGTGTTTTCCCCTTCTAAACAAGACAGTGCCGTATTAGTAAATACATCGTTGGAAGTAGCCACTGATACCATTCTCCAACCGACCACTTCTAAAGATTCTCTTCAGCAGAAAATCCGCATGGCTACCGAAGAAAAACGGTTGCAACGGAGGAAAACAATCCGACGTACCAGTACAAAGTACCAGCGGATGAATACGCAGTTGACGGCACGGATGGATAGCTTGATTAAACAGTATGAGGAAGAAATGACCTTGCGTGCCCGTCAGGATGCCGAACTTCAGCAGGAAGTGAGGATGCGGTCGGCACGTATCATCGGCGGTATCGCGGTTGGTGCCGTACTATTATCGGCTTTTTTCCTGATATTGATTATGCGGGATATTTCCCGTAGCAACCGTTACCGCCAGCAATTGGAGGTGGCGAATAAACGGGCGGAAGATTTGCTGATCGCCCGTGAAAAATTAATGCTTGCCATTACCCATGATTTTAAAGCTCCGTTAGGCTCAATTATGGGATATACCGAACTTCTGTCCCGATTGACAGAAGATGAACGGCAACGATTCTACCTCGACAATATGAAAAGCTCTTCAGAACATTTATTGAAGTTAGTTAGTGACTTGCTTGATTTCCACCGGCTTGATCTCAATAAAGCGGAAGTGAATCGCGTAACCTTTAACCCTTCCCAGCTATTTGATGAAATTTATGTCAGTTTCGAACCTTTGACCGCTGCCAAAGGTTTAGCCTTGCAATGTCACGTTGTCCCGGAACTGAATGGAAGATATATCAGTGATCCTTTGCGACTCCGGCAAATTGTGAATAACCTTTTGTCCAATGCCGTAAAATTTACTCAAAAAGGCGAGATCAGTCTGACAGCCGGTTATGATTCTTCAAAGTTAACCATTGCCATAGCCGATACAGGAAAAGGAATGGCGTTAGAAGATCGTGAACGCATTTTCCAGGAGTTTACACGTCTTTCCGGTGCACAGGGGGAAGAAGGATTCGGGCTTGGATTGTCTATTGTGAAGAAGCTGGTTACCTTACTTGAGGGAACAATTGACGTGCAAAGCACATTAGGAAAAGGGAGCTGTTTTACTGTAACTTTACCTCTTTATCCGGTAGGTAAATCCATTGCGGAAAGCGAATCTCCGGAAAATGAATCTTCGGAGGACGAAAGTCCATACGCTCCCAAACAGTCGGTTGCCATTCCTCCCATGAAAGTCATTCGTGTGCTTTTGATTGATGACGATAAGATTCAGCTGAATCTGACTGCTGCCATGTTGAAACAGCATGGTATTGATGCCGTATGTTGTGAACAGCTGGAACAGCTGATTGAACAACTTCGCTCTTCCGTCTTCGATGTATTGCTGACAGATATACAAATGCCTGCCATTAACGGGTTTGAGCTGGTAAAACTATTACGGGCTTCTAATATACCACAAGCAAAAACAATCCCTGTTATTGCTGTGACTGCCCGTAGTGAAATGGATAAAGCCGCTTTACATGAACATGGTTTTGCCGGTTGTTTGCATAAACCGTTTACAGTAAAGGAATTGTTGCTAACAGTAAATGAAGGTCAACTTTCGGCCGATGAAGCGCATATAACAGAAGATATGGGAACTGTCGGGATCAACTTTTCTGCACTGACTGCTTATTCTGAAGATGATCCGGAAGCAGCATACTCCATCATTCACACTTTTATTGAAGAGACAGGCAAGAATGTCGAACGGATGCAACAAGCATTGAATGAAAAAGAAGTGGACGGGATAGCTGCCATGGCGCATAAACTTCTCCCTCTTTTCACAATGATCGGAGCGGAGGAAACTATCGCCCCGTTAAAATGGTTGGAGGCTTGTCGTGGAGAAGAATTTTCGGAAAAAATAGAAGAAACAACATTCAATACATTAGAAGCTGTCCGTAAAATAATTAGTGAAGCGGAGCATTATTTGGAGGTAATGAAGAATACCCAATAAGCCGTTTTCTTCTACTCCTTGGCTACTATCTGTATCTTTCTTACTATTACCCAAACCTTTTTTCAAAATAATTTGTTTACTTTGTGTCACCTTATTTACACTGACACATTTTACATGAAACGAAAATGGATACGTTGGGTAAGCTGGATATTGCTTACTCCTATAATACTCTTTGTAATACTAATGGTATTGCTTTATGTTCCTCCCGTTCAGAATCTTTTGCGTCGGGAGGTTACTGCATACGCTTCTAAAGCAACCGGCATGCAGATTCAGGTGGAGCGGATAGACCTTCGTTTCCCGCTTAATCTGTTGGTACGTGGCGTGGAGGTTATTCAACAGCCGGATACCCTTTTGTCTTTGGAAAGTCTCAATGTTCGTGTACAGGCATGGCCGTTGATAAAAGGAAAAGTAGAAGTGGATGAAGTCACTTTGAGCCGGGTAGCCGTTAATTCAGCCGATTTGATGGAGGGAATGAAGATTAAAGGCGTTTTGGGACGTTTCTTCCTGCAAAGTCATGGCGTCGATCTGTCTAATGAACTAGCGGTAATCAATCAGGTCGAACTATCCGACACTCACGTGCAGCTACTGATGAATGATACCACAACTACGCCCAAAGATACCACAGCTTCTGCTCCGATCAACTGGAAAGTAGCTCTTCATCAGTTGAAATTGAAAAATGTATCGTTCAGTATGCAACTTCCTGCTGATTCCATGCGTATGGCGGCCCATATTGGAGAAGCAGCCATCGATGATGCTCAAGCAGATTTGAAGAATCAGTACTACGACTTGAAGAAGTTCTTATTATCGGGAACCTCCGTCAGCTATGATACCGGAACTGCTCAACCGGCAGAGGGCTTCGACGCTTCTCATATTGCCGTCCGGGATATTCGCATCGCTCTGGATTCCTTGCTGTATAAAGGGAGGGATATGAACGCAGTCATTCGTGAGTTTACCATGAACGAACGTTCCGGATTGAGCGTCACTTCCCTGACGGGTAGAGCCTACTCCAATGATTCAGTTATCTGTGTTCCTGGTTTGAAACTGAACACTCCCCATTCTGAAATCGATTTATCTGCCCATACCTATTGGGAACTGGTCAATATCCCCACTACGGGACGCTTATCCGCCCGTCTCAATGCCTATATCGGCAAAGAAGACGTCATGCTGTTTGCCGGCGGTCTGCCCGAAAGCTTCAAAGAAGCCTATCCATTTCGTCCGCTCGTCATCCGTGCCGGCACGGACGGCAATCTGAAAGAAATGCAGATTTCCCGTTTCACGGTAGACCTGCCGGGTGCTTTTGCATTGGAGGGCGGTGGCCTTTTGGAAAACCTCACCGACAGCCTCACACGCACCGGAACCATCGGCCTGAAAATGACTACTCAAAACCTGAACTTCCTGACCGCTCTGTCGGGAGAAGCGCCTAATGGTACGCTTGTCATTCCTGACAGCATGAATCTGGTGGCGAAAGTGGATATCAAAGGTCCTGAATATAAAGCAAATCTCCGTTTGAAAGAAGGACAAGGAGCTATGGACGTGAATGCAGCCTTAAATACCACTACCGAAGTCTATAAGGCTGATCTGAAAATAGACAATCTGCAACTTCATAGTTTCCTCCCGAAAGACTCTATCTATGAACTTTCTCTTTCGGCTGCGGCTAATGGTCGTGGATTAGATGTCATGTCCTACCATTCATTTGCCAAATTGAATCTTTCATTAGATCAGCTTCATTATGCTAAATACCATCTTTCCAATCTTGATCTGACGGGAGAACTTAAAGGCGCATTGGTCACTGCACATCTGACAAGTGACAATGCTTTATTGAAAATGACAACGGATGCTGAATACAATCTGGCACACAGCTACCCCGACGGTAAAATAACGATTGATGTCACCCAACTGGATTTGCATGAACTGGG includes:
- a CDS encoding MATE family efflux transporter, with amino-acid sequence MRHIYSTYKEHYKALIFLGLPIVIGQIGVIVLGFADTLMIGHHSTIELGAASFVNNVFNLAIIFSTGFSYGLTPIVGGLYGTRQYAPAGQALRNSLLANLMVALLLTVCMTVLYLNIERLGQPEELIPLIKPYYLVLLASLVFVMLFNGFKQFTDGITDTKTAMWILLGGNVLNIIGNYILIYGKLGLPELGLLGAGVSTLFSRIVMVIIFIIIFMRSPRFVRYKIGFFRLGWSRAVFGRLNGLGWPVAFQMGMETASFSLSAIMIGWLGTIALASHQVMLAISQFTFMMYYGMGAAVAVRVSNFKGQNDIINVRRSAYAGFHLMMTLGVVLSLIVFLCRNYLGGWFTDSQEVAAMVTSLIFPFLVYQFGDGLQITFANALRGISDVKLMMVIAFVAYFIISLPVGYFCGFVMGWGVVGVWMAFPFGLTSAGLMLWWRFHHMTKLPEPHPKT
- a CDS encoding hybrid sensor histidine kinase/response regulator, with amino-acid sequence MASFRFTKLKITAGYTLLLAILLFSLVFVHREMEALSAADDQQNLRTDSLLTLLHEKDQNTIQMLRVLSEANDSLLSASEIEEIISEQDSVITQQRVQHRVITKRDSLITTPKKKGFFKRLAEVFSPSKQDSAVLVNTSLEVATDTILQPTTSKDSLQQKIRMATEEKRLQRRKTIRRTSTKYQRMNTQLTARMDSLIKQYEEEMTLRARQDAELQQEVRMRSARIIGGIAVGAVLLSAFFLILIMRDISRSNRYRQQLEVANKRAEDLLIAREKLMLAITHDFKAPLGSIMGYTELLSRLTEDERQRFYLDNMKSSSEHLLKLVSDLLDFHRLDLNKAEVNRVTFNPSQLFDEIYVSFEPLTAAKGLALQCHVVPELNGRYISDPLRLRQIVNNLLSNAVKFTQKGEISLTAGYDSSKLTIAIADTGKGMALEDRERIFQEFTRLSGAQGEEGFGLGLSIVKKLVTLLEGTIDVQSTLGKGSCFTVTLPLYPVGKSIAESESPENESSEDESPYAPKQSVAIPPMKVIRVLLIDDDKIQLNLTAAMLKQHGIDAVCCEQLEQLIEQLRSSVFDVLLTDIQMPAINGFELVKLLRASNIPQAKTIPVIAVTARSEMDKAALHEHGFAGCLHKPFTVKELLLTVNEGQLSADEAHITEDMGTVGINFSALTAYSEDDPEAAYSIIHTFIEETGKNVERMQQALNEKEVDGIAAMAHKLLPLFTMIGAEETIAPLKWLEACRGEEFSEKIEETTFNTLEAVRKIISEAEHYLEVMKNTQ